The Pseudomonadota bacterium genome includes the window TAGGGCTTGGCGATCGCCGTCTCCGCCCGCTGCGAGTCGAGCGGGGTCGACGCGGCCGCGCGGTCCGAGCAGGCGATCCGGGCTGATCCCCCATCAAGGCGGGTTAGCGGCCGGCGATAGGGGCGCGGTCCGGCATGGGCCGAACCCCGTCACTACCTAAGGACTTTCAGGTTCAAAGAGGGAACGATGAACGCAGTCAGTGCCAACCACGTTGCCCCAGGGGCATCCAACTACGATCTCCTGGCCGACGCACTCAACGGGCTTTACATCGACGGCGACGATAGCGACGATATGACGCTGAACCGTCTGGAGATCAGTTTGCAGCAGAAGGTGAAAGCGGTGATCGATGGGGAATATCCCCTGGACAGCCTGCCGATATTCCCGACCACCGCTTCCGCCCTGTTGCCCCGCCTGAACGACTCGGAGGTGAGCTTGGAGCGCATCGAGCCAATGGTCGCGCAGGACCCGGCGCTCGCGGCGGAGGTCATCAAGCTCGCCAATGACGGCTTTCTCAAGCGTTCGCTGAAGCCCGTGACCAGCGTGGAACAGGCCCTTGGGGTACTGGAGATCGAGCAGTTGCGGACGACCCTGCTGAAGGCCCTGCTGCGACCGAGCATACCGATCAAACCGATCTTCTACAACCTGGTCGGCAGGCCCCTCTGGGATCATGCTCGCGACTGCGCGACGGCTTGCAAGACGCTGGCGCCGAACCACCAGATAGACGCGGACGACGGTTATCTCCTCGGTCTCGTCCACGATGCGGGCAAGCTCGTGATCTTCAAGCTCCTGTGCTCGGCGTTCCGGGCCACCAGCGCAACGGTGTCGCCCCGGGCCGGGATCGTCGCGGGCATGGTGCAAAGATACGCCAACGAGCTTTCGCACCGTTTGGCCCAGCACTGGAATTTCCCCGGGAGCCTCCTGGACGCGATCGAAGTGCAGGGAGCGACCGCACCGGCGCGCATGTCGGCGCTCGGTCGCACGCTGTTTCAGGGCAACCTGGTAGCCGAGGCCTATGTGGTCATGCAAAAGCACAGGTTCTCGCGCTCGACCCTCGACGAGGCCTTGCGCAGATTCGATCTGTCCCTCGACCTCGTCTACTCCATATTCCCCGCGGCCCCGCGCCCCGCGGCGCGCTAACGCGTAGGAACGAACTGCATCAGCACCTCTATGTTGGTGCGGCTC containing:
- a CDS encoding HDOD domain-containing protein, yielding MNAVSANHVAPGASNYDLLADALNGLYIDGDDSDDMTLNRLEISLQQKVKAVIDGEYPLDSLPIFPTTASALLPRLNDSEVSLERIEPMVAQDPALAAEVIKLANDGFLKRSLKPVTSVEQALGVLEIEQLRTTLLKALLRPSIPIKPIFYNLVGRPLWDHARDCATACKTLAPNHQIDADDGYLLGLVHDAGKLVIFKLLCSAFRATSATVSPRAGIVAGMVQRYANELSHRLAQHWNFPGSLLDAIEVQGATAPARMSALGRTLFQGNLVAEAYVVMQKHRFSRSTLDEALRRFDLSLDLVYSIFPAAPRPAAR